A region from the Sphingomonas flavescens genome encodes:
- a CDS encoding cytochrome c1 has product MRFILGLIGAVFAGVLLISFFSNLATHFSNPPEPLPAEEFHVPPKPLHLASDGPFGKFDKAQLQRGFQVYSEVCSACHSLSLVSFRDLKEIGYNDAEIKKIASDWKTQVPSINPDTGEAATRKALPSDAFPAPFANEVAARAANNNALPPDLSLMTKAREGGAAYIHSLLTGYADPKTYRNKEGMAVPAAAQPPSPNLHFNPYFANLNIAMPPPLTSAGQVTYAPGNPKPTVDQMATDVAAFLVWTAEPSLESRHAAGIAVSIFLLVASILGYFAYRQIWYEAKRAVRVTGPLEVENQAKSKRAKTKQGIAG; this is encoded by the coding sequence ATGCGTTTCATTCTTGGATTAATCGGCGCGGTCTTTGCCGGCGTCCTGCTGATCTCTTTCTTCAGCAACCTGGCGACCCATTTCAGTAACCCGCCGGAACCGTTACCCGCGGAAGAATTCCACGTCCCGCCCAAGCCGCTACATCTCGCGTCGGACGGTCCCTTCGGCAAGTTCGACAAGGCGCAACTGCAGCGCGGCTTTCAGGTCTATTCGGAAGTCTGCTCCGCCTGCCATAGCCTGTCGCTGGTGTCGTTCCGCGACCTGAAGGAAATCGGCTACAACGATGCCGAGATCAAGAAAATCGCTTCCGACTGGAAGACCCAGGTTCCGTCGATCAATCCGGACACGGGCGAAGCGGCAACCCGCAAGGCCTTGCCGTCGGACGCCTTCCCAGCGCCGTTCGCCAATGAGGTTGCCGCACGTGCAGCCAACAATAATGCGCTTCCGCCCGACCTGTCTCTGATGACCAAGGCTCGTGAAGGCGGCGCAGCGTACATCCATTCGCTGTTGACCGGCTATGCGGATCCGAAGACCTATCGGAACAAGGAAGGCATGGCGGTGCCTGCGGCTGCGCAGCCGCCGTCGCCGAACCTGCACTTCAACCCGTACTTCGCGAACCTGAACATCGCGATGCCGCCGCCGCTGACGAGCGCGGGCCAAGTGACCTATGCGCCGGGCAACCCGAAGCCGACGGTCGACCAGATGGCGACCGACGTGGCGGCCTTCCTTGTGTGGACGGCTGAGCCGAGCCTCGAGAGCCGTCACGCGGCGGGCATCGCGGTTTCGATCTTCCTGCTGGTTGCCAGCATCCTCGGCTACTTCGCCTATCGTCAGATTTGGTACGAAGCGAAGCGGGCAGTCCGCGTGACGGGTCCGCTCGAGGTGGAAAATCAGGCAAAGTCGAAGCGCGCCAAGACGAAGCAGGGCATCGCCGGCTAA
- a CDS encoding amino acid permease has protein sequence MKSWNFRKAVVAREDMPEEHRLKQSLSWPHLVALGVGAIVGTGILTLIGVGAGKAGPAVILSFAIAGIICACAALAYAEVATMIPASGSAYTYSYVVFGEMIAWMIGVALILEYTLVVSAVAVGWSGYAAGFLDSIGMGLPKALIQGPELGGVINLPAIFIIWVVAGLLMAGTRESATLNAILVVIKMAALALFIAVALPVFNADHFHPFMPNGFPRSGPAGHEVGVMAAAAIIFFAFYGFDAIATAAEEAKNPGRDLAIGIVGSMAVCVLIYMVIGAVAVGAVAYTGFADSAEPLALILREIGQPWAARVLGASAVIALPTVILAFFYGQSRIFFTVARDGLLPATLARVSSRGTPVRITIFTAIVCSAFGGLIPLTAIAALANAGTLAAFVAVCAAMLVLRQREPNAERKFRTPLPWVVGLGGIFGCLYLFYSLPVRTQLYFVIAQVIGLILYAIYGNRAAARFRSSASTR, from the coding sequence ATGAAAAGCTGGAATTTCCGCAAGGCGGTCGTGGCGCGCGAGGACATGCCGGAGGAGCATCGGCTCAAGCAATCCTTGTCCTGGCCGCATCTGGTGGCCTTGGGCGTCGGCGCGATCGTCGGCACCGGCATCCTCACGCTGATCGGCGTCGGGGCCGGGAAGGCGGGGCCCGCGGTAATACTGAGCTTCGCCATCGCCGGCATCATCTGTGCCTGCGCGGCGCTCGCCTATGCCGAGGTCGCAACCATGATCCCCGCATCGGGCTCGGCCTACACCTACAGCTATGTCGTGTTCGGCGAGATGATCGCCTGGATGATCGGCGTCGCCCTGATCCTCGAATATACGTTGGTGGTCAGCGCGGTGGCGGTCGGCTGGTCTGGCTACGCCGCGGGGTTTCTCGATTCCATCGGCATGGGCCTGCCGAAGGCGCTGATTCAGGGGCCGGAGCTCGGCGGCGTCATCAACCTGCCGGCCATCTTCATAATCTGGGTCGTCGCCGGGCTGCTCATGGCAGGTACCCGCGAAAGCGCGACGCTCAACGCCATCCTCGTCGTCATCAAGATGGCCGCGCTGGCGCTGTTCATCGCCGTCGCGCTGCCGGTCTTCAACGCCGACCACTTCCACCCATTCATGCCGAACGGCTTTCCGCGCAGCGGCCCGGCAGGACATGAAGTCGGCGTGATGGCCGCCGCGGCGATTATCTTTTTCGCCTTCTACGGCTTCGACGCCATCGCCACCGCCGCGGAGGAAGCGAAGAACCCCGGCCGCGACCTCGCTATCGGTATCGTCGGTTCAATGGCCGTCTGCGTGCTGATCTACATGGTCATCGGGGCGGTCGCAGTGGGAGCGGTAGCCTACACCGGCTTCGCCGACAGCGCCGAGCCGCTGGCTTTGATCCTCCGCGAAATCGGCCAGCCCTGGGCGGCGAGGGTGCTCGGCGCTTCGGCGGTGATCGCCTTGCCGACGGTCATCCTGGCTTTCTTCTACGGCCAGAGCCGTATCTTCTTCACCGTCGCCCGCGACGGCCTGCTTCCGGCGACATTGGCCCGCGTGTCGTCCCGCGGAACGCCGGTGCGGATCACCATCTTCACCGCTATCGTCTGTTCGGCGTTCGGCGGCCTGATCCCGCTGACGGCCATCGCGGCATTGGCCAATGCCGGTACGCTCGCCGCCTTCGTTGCCGTCTGTGCCGCTATGCTGGTGCTCCGCCAGCGGGAGCCGAATGCGGAGCGTAAGTTCCGGACGCCATTACCGTGGGTCGTTGGGCTCGGCGGCATCTTCGGCTGCCTGTATCTGTTCTACAGCCTGCCGGTCCGCACCCAGCTCTACTTCGTCATCGCCCAGGTGATTGGGCTCATCCTATACGCCATCTACGGCAACCGCGCCGCCGCCCGCTTCCGCAGTTCCGCTTCGACCCGTTGA
- a CDS encoding cytochrome b/b6, whose protein sequence is MSFSWAKAYEPKNPFMRWLDDRLPLPRLVYGAIGGGYPVPRNLNYFWNFGVLAGIFLTVQIVSGIVLAMHYYASTGGAFNSVNQLIMRDVSAGWLLRYAHMNGASFFFIVTYVHIFRGLYYGSYKAPRELVWMLGLVIYLLMMATAFMGYVLPWGQMSYWGAQVITGFFSAFPLIGEPLRVWLLGGYAPDQAALTRFFSLHYLLPFVIAAVVILHIWALHIPGSSNPTGVDVKSEKDTLPFHPFYTAKDGWFAGTVLLAYALVTYFAPNYLGHPDNYIPANPLATPAHIVPEWYFWPFYAILRSFTVDFILPAKLWGVLAMFGSILLLFFLPWIDRSPVRSGAYRPVFKRFFWLLVADVVILGYVGGAEINAFNVALGQAAAAYYFLHFLVILPLVSAFETPLPLPSSISESVLHGEAAEAAPAGVNRPARDTVVAG, encoded by the coding sequence ATGAGTTTTTCCTGGGCTAAGGCCTACGAACCCAAGAATCCGTTCATGCGTTGGCTGGACGACCGGTTGCCGCTACCGCGCCTGGTCTACGGCGCGATCGGTGGCGGCTACCCGGTGCCGCGCAACTTGAACTATTTCTGGAATTTCGGCGTCCTCGCCGGGATTTTCCTGACCGTGCAGATTGTCAGCGGCATCGTGCTGGCAATGCATTATTACGCCAGCACGGGCGGCGCGTTTAATTCGGTCAACCAACTGATCATGCGCGATGTCAGCGCCGGTTGGCTGCTCCGCTACGCGCACATGAACGGTGCGAGCTTCTTCTTCATCGTGACGTACGTGCACATCTTCCGCGGCCTTTATTACGGGTCATACAAGGCGCCGCGCGAGCTTGTGTGGATGCTGGGCCTCGTCATCTATCTGCTGATGATGGCAACCGCGTTCATGGGCTACGTCCTGCCCTGGGGTCAAATGAGCTACTGGGGTGCGCAGGTCATCACCGGCTTCTTCTCGGCGTTCCCGCTGATCGGTGAGCCGCTGCGCGTCTGGCTGCTTGGCGGCTATGCGCCGGACCAGGCCGCGCTGACGCGCTTCTTCTCGCTGCACTATCTGCTGCCGTTCGTGATCGCGGCGGTAGTGATCCTGCACATCTGGGCGCTGCACATTCCGGGTTCCAGCAACCCGACGGGCGTCGACGTGAAGAGCGAGAAGGATACGCTGCCCTTCCACCCGTTCTACACGGCGAAGGACGGCTGGTTCGCCGGTACGGTTCTGCTGGCTTATGCGCTGGTGACCTATTTCGCGCCGAACTATCTCGGACACCCGGACAATTACATCCCGGCCAACCCGCTGGCGACGCCGGCGCACATCGTGCCGGAATGGTATTTCTGGCCCTTCTACGCGATCCTGCGTTCGTTCACGGTGGACTTCATCCTGCCGGCAAAGCTGTGGGGCGTGCTGGCGATGTTCGGCTCGATCCTGCTGCTGTTCTTCCTGCCGTGGATCGATCGTTCGCCGGTTCGCTCGGGAGCGTATCGCCCGGTCTTCAAGCGCTTCTTCTGGCTACTGGTCGCTGACGTCGTCATCCTCGGCTACGTCGGCGGTGCGGAGATCAATGCCTTCAACGTGGCGCTGGGACAGGCGGCGGCGGCTTATTATTTCCTCCACTTCCTGGTGATCCTGCCGTTGGTTTCGGCCTTCGAAACCCCACTGCCGCTGCCGAGCTCAATCTCGGAAAGCGTGCTCCACGGGGAAGCGGCCGAGGCGGCGCCGGCAGGCGTGAACAGGCCTGCGCGCGACACGGTCGTGGCCGGTTAA
- a CDS encoding PilZ domain-containing protein: protein MNIRAKVYGGAVASEEPILKAKQPKGAKSDSLQSVALTRNARRAANGRGEDRHRLTDERATVTWNKSKIEVELLNLSGGGAMISGDFQPLMWDRVELHLGTNGMIECAVRWIRDGRIGLEFAHETRLDWPSDQVATVLRHVIERTFPHIAFPVSAEKPEPEPVHDADDEHRVAKRHPLIWNGQLHHDYQSDDIRVRNISATGAMIETKAKVRVGAEPLLELSEEVQMAATVEWAVGDQVGLRFHQPFDLNKLTESRPKVATADWTPPAYLDIDRQGTKDQWGRLTVAELQRELEGFLRH from the coding sequence ATGAACATCAGGGCAAAGGTGTACGGCGGCGCTGTCGCCTCCGAAGAACCCATTCTGAAAGCTAAGCAGCCCAAGGGCGCAAAGTCCGACTCGCTGCAAAGCGTTGCCCTCACGCGGAACGCGCGACGTGCCGCCAATGGCCGCGGCGAAGACCGTCATCGTTTGACGGACGAGCGTGCGACGGTCACCTGGAACAAATCCAAAATCGAAGTCGAGCTACTCAACCTTTCGGGTGGCGGCGCGATGATCAGCGGTGACTTTCAGCCGTTGATGTGGGACCGGGTCGAGCTTCATCTGGGCACGAACGGCATGATCGAATGCGCCGTCCGGTGGATCCGCGACGGCCGCATCGGGCTTGAGTTCGCGCACGAGACGCGTCTCGACTGGCCGTCCGATCAGGTCGCGACAGTGCTTCGTCACGTGATCGAGCGCACTTTCCCGCACATCGCTTTTCCCGTTAGCGCGGAAAAGCCGGAACCGGAGCCGGTGCATGACGCGGACGACGAGCATCGGGTCGCGAAACGCCATCCGTTGATCTGGAACGGACAACTTCATCACGATTACCAAAGTGACGACATTCGCGTCCGCAACATCTCCGCGACGGGCGCCATGATCGAGACCAAGGCAAAGGTCCGTGTCGGGGCCGAGCCGCTGCTGGAACTGAGCGAGGAGGTTCAGATGGCGGCGACTGTCGAGTGGGCAGTCGGCGACCAGGTCGGTCTGCGCTTCCACCAGCCGTTCGACCTCAACAAACTGACGGAATCACGTCCGAAAGTGGCGACGGCAGACTGGACGCCCCCTGCCTACCTCGACATCGATCGGCAGGGGACCAAAGACCAATGGGGCCGCCTGACCGTCGCCGAGCTACAGCGCGAGCTGGAAGGCTTTCTCCGCCACTAG
- a CDS encoding MFS transporter: protein MNQRRTFNILGGSAGNLVEWFDWYVYSAFALYFAPVFFPKGDATAQLLNTAAIFAVGFVMRPIGAWIMGIYADRRGRKAGLTLSVTLMCIGSLLIAVAPTYAAAGVLSPAILVLARIIQGLSLGGEYGASATYLSEMASREHRGFWSSFQYVTIIGGQLTALALLVLLQVTIGEAALQAWGWRIGFAAGGVLAIVVFFIRRRLDETLSYENVAAKSDRRQSNLVTLFRDHPREVLLVMALTAGGTAAFYAYTIYLQKFLANTSDFDRATASRIMTVALTIMLLIQPLAGRISDAIGRKPMMIFFGAGATLLTYPLFVALERTHDVVPAFMLVMASLVIVTGYTSINAIIKAEMFPADIRALGVALPYAIANALFGGTAEYVALWFKNAGHERWFYIYISLLAAASLIAYIRMRETKHTSLIEED, encoded by the coding sequence TTGAACCAGCGCCGCACCTTCAACATCCTCGGCGGTTCGGCAGGCAACCTCGTCGAATGGTTCGACTGGTATGTCTATTCGGCCTTCGCGCTCTATTTCGCGCCGGTCTTCTTCCCGAAGGGCGATGCCACCGCCCAGCTGCTGAATACCGCGGCGATCTTCGCCGTCGGCTTCGTCATGCGGCCGATCGGGGCGTGGATCATGGGCATCTACGCCGACCGCCGGGGCCGGAAGGCGGGGCTGACGCTGTCGGTCACGCTGATGTGCATCGGCTCGCTGCTGATCGCCGTGGCGCCGACCTATGCTGCTGCCGGCGTCCTGTCCCCGGCGATCCTCGTGCTGGCCCGCATCATCCAGGGACTGAGCCTCGGCGGCGAATATGGGGCGAGCGCGACCTATCTCTCGGAGATGGCGAGCCGCGAGCACCGCGGTTTCTGGTCCAGCTTCCAATATGTCACAATCATCGGCGGTCAGCTCACCGCCTTGGCTCTGCTGGTACTGCTGCAAGTGACGATCGGCGAAGCCGCGCTGCAAGCCTGGGGCTGGCGCATCGGCTTCGCGGCGGGCGGCGTGTTGGCGATCGTTGTGTTCTTCATCCGCCGCCGCCTCGACGAGACGCTCAGCTATGAGAATGTCGCTGCCAAATCGGACCGCCGCCAGTCGAACCTCGTGACGCTGTTCCGCGACCACCCGCGCGAGGTGCTGCTAGTGATGGCGCTGACTGCGGGCGGTACCGCGGCCTTCTACGCATACACCATCTACCTCCAGAAGTTCCTCGCCAACACCAGCGACTTCGACCGCGCCACCGCATCCCGGATCATGACAGTGGCGCTGACGATCATGCTGCTGATCCAGCCGCTCGCCGGACGCATCTCCGACGCCATCGGCCGCAAGCCAATGATGATCTTTTTCGGCGCCGGTGCGACGCTGCTGACCTATCCGCTGTTCGTCGCCCTGGAGCGGACACACGATGTCGTGCCGGCCTTCATGCTAGTGATGGCATCGCTGGTGATCGTGACCGGCTACACCTCGATCAACGCCATCATCAAAGCGGAGATGTTCCCGGCCGACATCCGGGCTCTCGGCGTGGCACTGCCCTACGCCATCGCCAACGCCCTCTTTGGCGGCACGGCAGAATATGTGGCCCTGTGGTTCAAGAATGCGGGCCACGAGCGCTGGTTTTATATCTACATCTCGCTGCTCGCGGCGGCATCGCTCATTGCCTACATCCGGATGCGCGAAACGAAGCACACCAGTCTGATCGAGGAAGATTGA
- the glnA gene encoding type I glutamate--ammonia ligase, with protein sequence MANSADTILSRIKDEELDWVDLRFTDPKGKWQHLTMASGVIDEDMLTDGFMFDGSSIAGWKAINESDMILKPDLDAAYVDPFSATPMLVLFCNVVEPSTGELYGRDPRSTATRAEAYLKQTGVGDEVFIGPEAEFFMFDDVRFEDTYNASGYRIDDIELPTNTMREYEGGNLAHRPRAKGGYFPVAPVDSAGDIRGEMVSTMLEMGLPMDKHHHEVAASQHELGMTYGRLVETADRMQIYKYVVHMVAHAYGKTATFMPKPIAQDNGSGMHTHISIWKGGKPLFAGNGYAGLSETALYFIGGVIKHARALNAFTNPTTNSYKRLVPGFEAPVLLAYSSRNRSASCRIPYGAGEKAKRVEFRFPDALANPYLAYSALLMAGLDGIQNRIHPGDPMDKNLYDLPPQELVSVPTVCGSLREALVSLQNDRAFLTRGDVFSDDQIDSYIELKWEEVMRWETTPSPVEFDMYYSG encoded by the coding sequence ATGGCGAACAGTGCCGACACAATCTTGTCGCGGATCAAGGACGAAGAACTCGATTGGGTCGACCTTCGATTTACCGATCCCAAGGGCAAATGGCAGCACCTGACCATGGCGTCCGGCGTGATCGACGAGGACATGCTGACCGACGGTTTCATGTTCGACGGTAGCTCGATCGCCGGATGGAAGGCCATCAACGAGTCCGACATGATCCTGAAGCCGGACCTGGACGCAGCCTATGTCGATCCGTTCAGCGCGACGCCGATGCTGGTCCTGTTCTGCAATGTCGTCGAGCCGTCGACCGGCGAACTCTATGGCCGCGACCCGCGCTCGACTGCCACCCGCGCCGAGGCCTATCTCAAGCAGACCGGCGTCGGCGACGAGGTGTTCATCGGCCCTGAAGCCGAATTCTTCATGTTCGACGACGTTCGCTTCGAAGACACGTACAACGCTAGCGGTTACCGCATCGACGACATCGAACTGCCGACTAACACCATGCGCGAGTATGAGGGCGGCAACCTCGCCCACCGTCCGCGCGCCAAAGGCGGTTACTTCCCGGTCGCACCGGTTGACAGCGCCGGCGACATCCGCGGCGAGATGGTCTCGACCATGCTCGAAATGGGCCTGCCGATGGACAAGCACCATCACGAGGTCGCGGCGTCGCAGCATGAGCTGGGCATGACCTACGGACGCCTGGTCGAGACTGCCGACCGTATGCAGATCTACAAGTATGTCGTGCACATGGTCGCCCACGCCTACGGCAAGACGGCGACTTTCATGCCCAAGCCGATTGCGCAGGATAACGGCAGCGGGATGCATACGCACATCTCGATCTGGAAGGGCGGCAAGCCGCTGTTCGCCGGTAATGGCTACGCCGGCCTGAGCGAGACGGCACTGTATTTCATCGGCGGCGTGATCAAGCACGCTCGCGCGCTGAACGCCTTCACCAATCCGACGACCAACAGCTACAAGCGTCTGGTTCCGGGTTTTGAAGCGCCGGTCCTGCTCGCCTATTCCAGCCGCAACCGGTCAGCGTCATGTCGCATCCCCTACGGCGCTGGCGAAAAGGCGAAGCGCGTGGAATTCCGCTTCCCGGACGCGCTCGCCAACCCCTACCTCGCCTATTCGGCGCTGCTGATGGCCGGTCTGGACGGAATCCAGAATCGCATCCACCCCGGCGATCCGATGGACAAGAACCTCTACGATCTTCCCCCGCAGGAATTGGTCAGCGTCCCGACCGTGTGCGGATCGCTCCGCGAAGCGCTGGTGAGCCTGCAGAACGATCGCGCATTTCTGACGCGCGGTGACGTGTTCAGCGACGATCAGATCGACAGCTACATCGAGCTGAAATGGGAAGAAGTGATGCGCTGGGAAACCACGCCCAGCCCGGTCGAATTCGACATGTATTATTCTGGATAA
- the petA gene encoding ubiquinol-cytochrome c reductase iron-sulfur subunit has protein sequence MATKAQSAEVNDTQAVGGSDGVRRRDFLNVAAVSFAGVGGVAALAPLLVQMSPSADVLALATTEIDVSKIQPGQGVKTTWRKQPVFVRNLTPKEIQEANAVPMGDLRDPESLAQRTKPGKTNWLITLGVCTHLGCVPLGIGEGENRGPYGGYFCPCHGSAYDTAARIRQGPAPKNLVVPEYKFTGPTTVQIG, from the coding sequence ATGGCCACCAAGGCACAATCCGCTGAGGTCAACGACACGCAAGCGGTCGGCGGTTCGGACGGCGTCCGGCGCCGCGACTTCCTGAATGTTGCCGCCGTCAGCTTCGCCGGCGTTGGCGGCGTTGCCGCGCTGGCGCCGCTGCTGGTCCAGATGTCGCCGTCCGCCGACGTGCTGGCGCTGGCGACGACCGAAATCGACGTTTCGAAGATTCAGCCTGGGCAGGGCGTGAAGACGACTTGGCGCAAGCAGCCCGTGTTCGTCCGCAACCTGACGCCTAAGGAAATTCAGGAGGCCAATGCGGTCCCAATGGGCGACCTGCGCGACCCGGAATCGCTCGCGCAGCGCACCAAGCCGGGCAAGACGAACTGGCTGATCACGCTCGGCGTCTGCACGCACCTTGGCTGCGTGCCGTTGGGTATCGGCGAAGGCGAGAACCGCGGACCGTACGGGGGTTACTTTTGCCCGTGCCACGGTTCAGCCTACGACACGGCGGCGCGTATCCGGCAGGGGCCGGCGCCAAAGAATCTGGTGGTTCCGGAATACAAGTTCACCGGGCCGACCACGGTCCAGATCGGGTAA
- a CDS encoding TSUP family transporter, with protein sequence MLIALLVPLALALMLFSATLVKAVVKARARPSWEAVGLGVVVNFFDTLGIGSFAPTTAWLKFRRMVPDRVLSCTMLVGLTPPSILEGFIFLILLGVKVDPALLVGCVLALLMGGLLGAPLVMRTRVWIVQLVVALALVLAAFMYLLANLNLMPGGGVANGLPVPLMIVAIVANFMFGILLNFGVGNYAPTLVLLSLMGMDPRLCFPIMAAGAGLCGAGASIRHIRMGEITLPVVLGLALGGIPAVLVAAFVVKSMSVETLRWLVLVVVLYAAAIMFRSALAGRREHRAMDATAHVSA encoded by the coding sequence ATGCTGATTGCGTTGCTGGTGCCGCTCGCGCTCGCGCTGATGCTGTTCAGCGCGACCCTCGTCAAAGCGGTGGTGAAAGCGCGCGCCCGGCCATCCTGGGAAGCTGTCGGCCTCGGCGTCGTGGTCAATTTCTTCGACACGTTGGGGATCGGATCGTTCGCGCCGACGACAGCATGGCTGAAATTCAGACGCATGGTTCCGGACCGTGTTTTGTCATGCACCATGCTCGTTGGCCTGACGCCACCGTCGATCCTCGAAGGCTTCATCTTCCTCATCCTGCTGGGCGTGAAGGTCGATCCCGCCCTGCTCGTCGGTTGCGTGCTTGCGCTGCTGATGGGCGGGCTGCTTGGCGCGCCGCTGGTCATGCGCACGCGCGTTTGGATAGTGCAGTTGGTGGTCGCGCTGGCGTTGGTCCTGGCCGCTTTCATGTATCTGCTCGCCAACCTGAATCTGATGCCTGGCGGCGGCGTCGCGAACGGACTCCCGGTCCCGCTGATGATCGTCGCCATCGTTGCGAACTTCATGTTCGGAATCCTGCTGAATTTCGGCGTCGGCAATTACGCGCCGACCCTAGTCCTGCTAAGCCTGATGGGGATGGACCCGCGGCTGTGCTTCCCGATCATGGCGGCCGGGGCGGGGCTATGCGGAGCCGGGGCAAGCATTCGTCATATCAGGATGGGAGAGATCACATTGCCGGTGGTGCTCGGGCTTGCGCTGGGCGGCATTCCCGCAGTGCTGGTCGCGGCGTTCGTCGTGAAGAGCATGTCGGTCGAGACCTTGCGCTGGTTGGTTCTCGTCGTGGTTCTCTACGCGGCGGCAATCATGTTTCGCTCGGCGCTAGCGGGTCGTCGCGAACATCGGGCGATGGACGCTACCGCCCACGTCTCCGCCTAG
- a CDS encoding M20/M25/M40 family metallo-hydrolase, whose protein sequence is MRKWTWLISAALMSSAAGAATPDTSRIVDEGFNRSQVMINAHELLDRIGPRLTISTNMRRAQNWATAKFATYGLTNIHREGFAFGRGWDLVSSSVRLSGPRAMQLTAIPNAWTPPARGVTGPVIVAPMNRPEHFAAYRGKLAGKIVMVSLPGDVAEPSQAPFQRLSSDEIAKEDKFNVPHFDPAEQNGFLKRIDFYRQMDKFLASEGALAIVRRSRNDGKLIFGEGYQHAVGDTAKLPSVEVAAEDYRRVARMAKMGENPVLTIDSDVRFLDDDSKAYNVIADIPGSDPKAGYVMAGAHFDSWVAGDGAADNGAGSLVVLEAARIIRQLGVRPKRTIRFALWAGEEQGLYGSANYVQQHLASRPGAIGPGGTLLWDNLIRNYPITPLPGYGALKAYFNLDNGSGKIRGVYAEGNAAAVPMLREWLSPFASMGAGTVVAGPTTGTDHEPFQAVAIPGFQFIQDPLDYETRVHHSNIDTLDHLKADDLRQAAVIMASMLLSAANSDKDLPRPPLPAQPTASDPFKVDYPEPK, encoded by the coding sequence ATGCGGAAATGGACCTGGCTGATCTCGGCGGCTCTCATGTCGAGTGCGGCCGGCGCGGCGACCCCGGATACCTCGCGCATTGTCGATGAGGGCTTTAATCGCAGCCAGGTGATGATCAACGCGCATGAGTTGCTCGACCGCATCGGGCCGCGCCTGACCATTTCCACGAACATGCGTCGTGCCCAGAATTGGGCGACCGCCAAGTTTGCCACCTACGGACTCACCAACATCCATCGCGAAGGTTTCGCCTTCGGCCGTGGCTGGGACCTCGTCAGCTCCAGCGTCCGCCTGAGTGGCCCGCGCGCCATGCAGCTGACTGCCATTCCGAATGCGTGGACGCCGCCAGCAAGGGGCGTGACCGGTCCCGTGATCGTCGCTCCGATGAACCGGCCAGAGCATTTCGCCGCCTATCGCGGCAAGCTCGCGGGCAAGATCGTGATGGTTTCTCTTCCGGGCGACGTGGCCGAACCATCCCAGGCGCCATTCCAGCGTCTGAGCAGCGACGAGATCGCCAAGGAAGACAAGTTCAACGTCCCGCATTTCGATCCAGCAGAGCAGAACGGCTTCCTAAAGCGGATCGATTTCTACCGGCAGATGGACAAGTTCCTCGCGTCGGAAGGCGCGCTGGCGATCGTCCGCCGCTCGCGGAACGATGGCAAGCTGATCTTCGGCGAAGGCTATCAGCATGCGGTCGGCGATACCGCGAAGCTGCCATCCGTCGAAGTCGCGGCCGAGGATTACCGCCGTGTCGCGCGCATGGCGAAGATGGGCGAAAACCCGGTGCTGACGATCGACAGCGACGTCCGCTTTCTCGACGACGACAGCAAGGCGTACAACGTCATTGCTGACATCCCGGGGAGCGATCCGAAGGCCGGCTACGTGATGGCCGGCGCGCATTTCGACAGCTGGGTCGCCGGTGACGGCGCCGCGGACAACGGCGCAGGATCATTGGTCGTACTGGAAGCTGCGCGGATCATTCGTCAGCTCGGGGTACGGCCCAAGCGCACGATCCGCTTCGCGCTTTGGGCGGGGGAAGAGCAGGGGCTCTATGGCTCCGCCAATTACGTTCAGCAGCATTTGGCTTCGCGGCCAGGCGCGATCGGTCCGGGAGGCACGTTGCTGTGGGACAACCTTATCCGCAATTACCCGATCACGCCGCTGCCCGGCTACGGCGCGCTGAAGGCGTATTTCAACCTCGACAACGGGTCGGGGAAGATTCGCGGCGTCTATGCGGAAGGCAATGCTGCTGCAGTACCGATGCTGCGCGAATGGCTGTCGCCCTTCGCGTCGATGGGCGCGGGCACGGTCGTTGCCGGTCCCACGACCGGTACCGACCACGAACCGTTCCAGGCGGTGGCTATCCCTGGCTTCCAGTTCATCCAGGATCCGCTCGATTACGAAACGCGGGTTCATCACTCGAACATCGATACGCTCGACCATCTGAAAGCTGACGATCTGCGTCAGGCCGCTGTCATCATGGCGAGCATGCTGCTGTCGGCCGCCAACAGCGACAAGGACTTGCCGCGGCCGCCGCTGCCAGCGCAGCCAACTGCCAGCGACCCGTTCAAGGTCGACTACCCGGAGCCGAAATAG